DNA sequence from the Janibacter sp. CX7 genome:
GCGAGAAGGGACCGCAGGATGCTTGCGGTGTCTTCGGCGTCTGGGCGCCGGGTGAGGACGTCGCCAAGCTGACCTACTACGGGCTCTACGCCCTGCAGCACCGCGGGCAGGAGTCCGCGGGCATCGCCACGAGCAACGGCCAGCAGATCCTCGTCTACAAGGACATGGGGCTGGTCTCCCAGGTCTTCGACGAGCGGAGCCTGTCCACCCTTCGCGGTCACATCGCCGTCGGCCACTGCCGCTACTCCACGACCGGCGGGTCCACGTGGGAAAATGCCCAGCCCACCCTCGGCGGCCACGACGCCGGCACGGTCGCGCTCGCGCACAACGGCAACCTCATCAACTCCGCCGAGCTGCTCGAGCTCGTCGAGTCGCGCTCCGAGACCCCCGAGGTCGACGGCACCTGGCGGGGCCTGTCGAAGGGCGAGCTGCGCCGCGGCAACACGACGGACACCGCCCTCGTGACCGCGCTCCTGGCCGGCGAGCAGGACCGCTCCCTCGAGGAGGCGGCGATGGAGCTGCTGCCCCAGCTGAGCGGCGCCTTCTGCTTCGTCTTCATGAACGAGGACACCCTCTACGCCGCCCGCGACCCGCAGGGCCTGCGCCCGCTCGTCATCGGCCGGCTCGAGCGCGGCTGGGTCGTCGCCTCCGAGACGGCGGCGCTCGACATCGTCGGCGCCTCCTTCGTCCGCGAGGTCGAGCCCGGCGAGCTCGTCGCCATCGACGAGGACGGCCTGCGCACCCGCAGCTTCGCCGAGCCGACGCGCAAGGGCTGCGTCTTCGAGTACGTCTACCTGGCCCGCCCCGACACGACGATCAACGGGCGCACGGTCCACGAGGCCCGGGTCGAGATGGGCCGCGCCCTGGCCCGCGAGCACCCGGTCGAGGCCGACCTGGTCATCGCGACGCCCGAGTCGGGCACGCCGGCCGCCATCGGCTACGCCCAGGAGTCGGGTATCCCCTTCGGCCAGGGCCTGGTCAAGAACGCCTACGTCGGCCGCACCTTCATCCAGCCGAGCCAGACGATCCGCCAGCTCGGCATCCGGCTCAAGCTCAACCCCCTGCACCACGTCATCAAGGGCCGGCGGCTGGTCATCGTCGACGACTCGATCGTGCGCGGCAACACCCAGCGGGCCGTCGTGCGGATGCTGCGCGAGGCCGGTGCCGCCGAGGTGCACGTGCGCATCTCCTCGCCACCGATCAAGTGGCCCTGCTTCTTCGGCATCGACTTCGCCACCCGGGCCGAGCTCATCGCCACCGGGCTCGGTGTCGACGAGATCTGCACCTCGCTGGGCGCCGACTCGCTCGGCTACATCAGCGAGGACGGCATGATCGCGGCGACCGAGCAGTCGCGCGACGAGCTGTGCACGGCCTGCTTCTCCGGGACCTACCCGATGGAGCTGCCGAGCGAGGACCGTCTCGGCAAGTCGCTGCTCGAGCTGGAGTTCACCCCGACCGAGGAAGCGGTACGACGCCCGTGACGACCCCCGAGACCACCCCGTCGCAGACCCCGATCACCTACGCCGACGCCGGCGTCGACGTCGAGGCCGGTGACAAGGCCGTCGACCTGATGAAGGAGTCGGTCCGCCGCGCCACCCGCCCCGAGGTCCTCGGCGGCCTCGGCGGCTTCGCCGGGATGTTCGACGCGAGCGCCCTGCAGGGCATGCACCGACCCGTCCTCGCGACCTCCACCGACGGTGTCGGCACGAAGGTCGCCATCGCCCAGGCGATGGACCGGCACGACACGATCGGTCAGGATCTCGTCGGCATGGTCGTCGACGACATCGTCGTCTGCGGCGCCGAGCCGCTCTTCATGACCGACTACATCGCCACCGGCCGCGTCGTGCCCGAGCGCATCGCCGCGATCGTCGGCGGCATCGCGCGGGGCTGCGAGCTCGCGGGTGTCGCCCTCGTCGGCGGCGAGACCGCCGAGCACCCCGGCCTCCTCGACCCCGACGAGTACGACGTCGCCGGTGCCGCGACCGGTGTCGTCGAGCACGACGAGGTCCTCGGTCCCGACCGGGTGGCTGCGGGCGACGTCGTCGTCGCGCTGGCCTCCTCGGGCCTGCACTCCAACGGCTACTCCCTCGTGCGCCGCGTCATCGCCGCCGCCGGCTGGCAGCTCGACCGTCACGTCGACGAGCTCGGCCGCGCCCTCGGCGACGAGCTGCTCGAGCCGACCCGCATCTACTCGCGGGCCCTGCTCGACCTCGTGCGCGCCGACGACGTCGACGTGCACGCCCTCAGCCACGTCACCGGCGGTGGCCTCGCGGCCAACCTCGCCCGGGTGCTCCCGCAGGGCACCATCGCCCGCGTCGACCGCGCGTCCTGGACGCCGCCGCCGATCTTCTCGCTCGTCGGTGAGCTCGGTGCCGTCCCGCGGGCCGACCTCGAGCGGACCCTCAACATGGGCATCGGCTTCGTCGCGGCCCTGCCGCAGGCCAGCGTGGACGCGGCCATCGCCCGCTCCCGAGCGGCCGGCATCGACGCCTGGGTCCTCGGCGAGGTCGCCGACGCCGCCACGACCGAGCCGGTGGCCGGTGTCGAGGTCGTCCAGGGGGCGAAGGGAGTGCACGGCGGGGCCGTGCAGGTCGTCGGGGAGCACGCCTGACACCCGCGGTACGGGTCCTCGTGGCCGACGCCGACGAGCGTCGCCGCCAGGCCCTCGTCGCCGTCCTGGCCGCAGAGCCGGACCTCGACCTGCTCACCCCTGCCGCGACGGTCCACGAGATCGCCTCGACGCCCGACGTCGACGTCGTCGTGCTGCTCGGGGACCTCGGGCATGCGCAGGGCCCGGTCGGTCTGCTGCGTGGTGTGCGGGCGCCCGAGCGGCCCGCGTGGGTGGTCCTCACCGAGGAGACCCACCTCGCCGACGAGGTCATCACCGCAGGAGCGCACGGCTGCCTCGCGGAGTCGAGCACGCCGGTGCAGATCGGTGCCGCGCTGCGGGCTGCCGCCCGGGGTGACGTCGCCGAGCTCGACCAGCCGACGACCGGCCCGCTCGTGCAGCGGGTGCGGCGCGAGGCGCCGCCGCTGACGGAGCGGGAGGTCGAGGTGCTGCGGCTCGTCGACGCGGGCCTGGGCAACCAAGAGATCGCCGAGCGGCTCTACCTCAGCCTCTCGAGCGTGAAATCACACCTGTCCCACACGTACGGTCGTCTCGGGGTGCGGCGCCGTGAGGCGGCTGCCGCGGAGGCGCGTCGTCAGGGGTTGATCTGACCCCGGAGCGTCACCGCTCGGGGGTGCTCCAGGCGTCGTAGTCGTCGTCGTCCGTCTCGTCGACGTCGTCGCGCGTGGTGCGCCGCGTCGGCTGGTTGGACTGACCGTGAAGTTCCGCCTCCAGCGCTCGCAGGTCGGTGTCCGGCGAGTAGTACTTCAGCTCGCGGGCAACCTTGGTCTGCTTCGCCTTCGCTCGGCCGCGCCCCATGGCGTGACCCCCTCATTACGCTAGTGCGGGTCGGCGCTGATCCTCCCGCCGCCCCGTGGGGACGGCAGAACTACCAGAGCGGACCCGGATCTGTGTGGTTTCTCGTGAGGCCAACGGTACATGGTCCACGGCTGTTCCGTCCCATCGGTCCGGCGCGGCGAGACGTAGGATCGGCCCGGACGGCACGACGACAGGAGCTGACGTGAGCGGGACCACCGCGGGGACCCCCCTTCGCGCCCTCGTCGTCACCGTCGTGCACCACCCGCAGGACTCCCGGATCCGTCATCGCGAGATCTCCGCGCTGCTCGCGGCGGGCTGGCAGGTCACCTATCTCGCCCCCTTCGTCGCCCACGACCTGGCCGTGCCCGCACCGGCCGACGGCCTGACCTGCCGCGACCTGCCCCGGGCCGCCGGGCGTGACCGGCTGGCCGCCGCCCGGGCCGCCCGCGCGGCCGTGCGGCGGCTCGCGCCCGACCACGACGTCGTCCTCGTCCACGACCCCGAGCTCGTGCCGGCCGTCGCCGGGCTGGGGCTGCGCCACCTCGTCTGGGACGTGCACGAGGACCCCGCCGGCGCCCTCGTCGTCAAGGACTGGCTGCCGGCCCCCCTGCGGCGTCCCGTGGCCGCCGCCTGGCGCGGCGCCGAGCGACTCGTCGAGCGCCGGCACCCGCTGCTGCTCGCCGAGCACGCCTACGCGGGGCGCTTCCGCCGCGAGCACACCGTCGTGCCCAATGCCGTCGTCGTGCCCGAGACGGTCCCTCCGGCTGGGGGCGCACGCCTGGTGCACGTCGGCAACCTGACGACCGCCCGTGGCAGCGAGGCGATGGTCGAGGTGGCCCGGCGGGCGCATGCCGGGTCCGACGGGGCGATCACCCTCGAGGTCGTCGGCCCGGCCCGTGACGAGGCCTCGCGGGCGGCGATGGAGGCCGGGGTCGCCGAGGGGATCGTCGTGTGGCACGGCTTCCAGCCCGCCGAGCGGGCGATGGCGACCATCGACGGCGCCCTCGCCGGGCTCGCGCTGCTGCGCGACCTGCCCAACTACCGCGGCTCGATGCCGACAAAGGTCGTCGAGTACCTCGCCCACGGCGTCCCGGCCGTCACGACGCCCCTGCCGCTGGCCCGCGAGCTCGTCGAGGAGTCCGGGGGAGGTCTCGTCGTGCCCTTCGAGGACGTGCAGGCGGCCGCCGATGCCGTGCTTCGCCTGTGGCGGACGCCGGAGGAGGCCGCGGCGATGGGGCGCCGCGGTCGTGAGCTCGTGCGCGAGCGCTACGACTGGGCGAAGGGAGGCGCCGCCTTCGTCGCGGCCCTCACCGAGGTCGCCGCCGCCCGCTCGCCCCGGCGCTGACGCGGAGCCTGTGCCGGGGTTCGATGTGTGCGGGTGCGTCCCAGCGCACCGTCGTACATCGACCCGGCGTGGGAGTCAGGCCTCGGAGGACGACGCGGGGACGAGCTCGCCGAGCTCGGCCCGCAGGGCAGGGGAGAGCCCGTCGATCGTGCCGGCGAGGCCGATCTCGGTCGGGGCGAGGCGCTCGAGGGTGCGCCTGACCGCCGCCGGGACCCGGTCGCTGCGCAGGAGCAGCAGCGGGCTGCCGGTGTGCGCCGCGGCGACGACCGCGCTGAGCGTCTCGACCCCCGTCGTGTGTGCCGAGACGAGGACCGTGCCACCGGTCGGCGCGTCGGCGTAGAGGCCCGCGGCGAGGGCCATCGGGCCCTCGGTCGGCCCGAAGGTCACCTCGGCGCCGGTCGCCTCCTGCAGGCGCTGGACGACGTCGAGCGACCAGTCCTCCTCGTTGCCGTCGAGCATGAGTCGCTCGGGCGCGAGGTCGGCGAGGGCACTCACGAGCTCGTCGGGCACGTGGGTCTCCTCGCACACGACGACCGCCCGACCGCTCTCGGCGGCCATCTGCGAGATCGCGGGGGCGCGGCCACCGCTCGCCGGGAGGGTCACGTGGACGACCTCTCGGTCGCGCGGCGGGAAGTCGCGCAGCAGCCGGGCCGAGGTGATGGCGGGGTCGTCCTCGCCGATGCGCTCGACCGGCCGGCCGAGCATGTCCTCGAGACGGTCGGCCGTCGACGCCGCGACGAGGTCCTCGCCACCGACGACGACGACGCGCTGCGGGTCGAGCCGGCGCATCTCGTCACGGGTGGTCGAGGGCACCGAGCCGGGGCGTACCCACAGCAGCGGCCAGCCCAGCCGTGCCGCGATCGGCGCGACGACGCGGGCCGTGGCGACCTTGTGCACGCTGACGACGAAGGCGCCGTCGACGCCGGGCTCCCAGGTGTGCCGGGTGAGCGAGGTGGCGACGTCGACCCGCGAGTCGCCACCGAACCGCCGGGTGCCCGGCACCTCGGGCTCCGTCGGGGTGGCCGCCCGCTTCTTGGCGCGCTTGGGCAGGGTCTCCTCGTAGAGCGGCAGGACCTCCTCGGTCGGGCCGTCGGCGATGAGCCGACCCTGGTCCATCCACAGCACGCGGTCGCAGATCTGCCGGATGTTGCCGTTGGAGTGCGAGACGAGGAAGACCGTGCCGGCCTGCTCGCGGATCGCCGCGATCCGCTCGGCGCTCTTGGCGCGGAAGTCGGCGTCACCGGTCGCGAGCGCCTCGTCGATCATCAGCACGTCAGGGGCCGCCGCGGTCGAGATCGCGAAGCGCAGCCGCGCGCCCATGCCGGAGGAGTAGGTGCTCATCGGCAGGTAGACCGCGTCGCCGATGCCGGAGAACTCGACGATGTCGTCGAAGCGCTCGCGGATCTCGTCGCGGGTCAGGCCGAGCGCCTGGGCGCCGACGTAGATGTTGCGCTCGCCGCTCAGCTTGCTCATGAGGACGGCATTGACCCCCAGCAGCGAGGGCTCACCGGCCACCCACAGGCGGCCGGACGAAGGGGGGATCAGCCCGGCGACCGCACGCAGCAGCGTCGACTTGCCGGAGCCGTTGCGGCCGATGATGCCGATGGACTCGCCGTGCCGGGCGACGAAGCTGACGTCCTTGACCGCGTGCACCTCGCGCACCCGCGGCTCACGGCGCCCGACGAGGTCCTTGAGCGAGCGCGACTCGCCCTGCCCGGAGGGGCTGCCCATGCGGCCACCGCCGTAGACGGCGTACTTGACGTCGAGGTGGCTGACGA
Encoded proteins:
- the purF gene encoding amidophosphoribosyltransferase, coding for MPRGDGNLSHDLLPGEKGPQDACGVFGVWAPGEDVAKLTYYGLYALQHRGQESAGIATSNGQQILVYKDMGLVSQVFDERSLSTLRGHIAVGHCRYSTTGGSTWENAQPTLGGHDAGTVALAHNGNLINSAELLELVESRSETPEVDGTWRGLSKGELRRGNTTDTALVTALLAGEQDRSLEEAAMELLPQLSGAFCFVFMNEDTLYAARDPQGLRPLVIGRLERGWVVASETAALDIVGASFVREVEPGELVAIDEDGLRTRSFAEPTRKGCVFEYVYLARPDTTINGRTVHEARVEMGRALAREHPVEADLVIATPESGTPAAIGYAQESGIPFGQGLVKNAYVGRTFIQPSQTIRQLGIRLKLNPLHHVIKGRRLVIVDDSIVRGNTQRAVVRMLREAGAAEVHVRISSPPIKWPCFFGIDFATRAELIATGLGVDEICTSLGADSLGYISEDGMIAATEQSRDELCTACFSGTYPMELPSEDRLGKSLLELEFTPTEEAVRRP
- a CDS encoding DUF3073 domain-containing protein, which produces MGRGRAKAKQTKVARELKYYSPDTDLRALEAELHGQSNQPTRRTTRDDVDETDDDDYDAWSTPER
- a CDS encoding glycosyltransferase family 4 protein, with protein sequence MSGTTAGTPLRALVVTVVHHPQDSRIRHREISALLAAGWQVTYLAPFVAHDLAVPAPADGLTCRDLPRAAGRDRLAAARAARAAVRRLAPDHDVVLVHDPELVPAVAGLGLRHLVWDVHEDPAGALVVKDWLPAPLRRPVAAAWRGAERLVERRHPLLLAEHAYAGRFRREHTVVPNAVVVPETVPPAGGARLVHVGNLTTARGSEAMVEVARRAHAGSDGAITLEVVGPARDEASRAAMEAGVAEGIVVWHGFQPAERAMATIDGALAGLALLRDLPNYRGSMPTKVVEYLAHGVPAVTTPLPLARELVEESGGGLVVPFEDVQAAADAVLRLWRTPEEAAAMGRRGRELVRERYDWAKGGAAFVAALTEVAAARSPRR
- the purM gene encoding phosphoribosylformylglycinamidine cyclo-ligase is translated as MTTPETTPSQTPITYADAGVDVEAGDKAVDLMKESVRRATRPEVLGGLGGFAGMFDASALQGMHRPVLATSTDGVGTKVAIAQAMDRHDTIGQDLVGMVVDDIVVCGAEPLFMTDYIATGRVVPERIAAIVGGIARGCELAGVALVGGETAEHPGLLDPDEYDVAGAATGVVEHDEVLGPDRVAAGDVVVALASSGLHSNGYSLVRRVIAAAGWQLDRHVDELGRALGDELLEPTRIYSRALLDLVRADDVDVHALSHVTGGGLAANLARVLPQGTIARVDRASWTPPPIFSLVGELGAVPRADLERTLNMGIGFVAALPQASVDAAIARSRAAGIDAWVLGEVADAATTEPVAGVEVVQGAKGVHGGAVQVVGEHA
- a CDS encoding LuxR C-terminal-related transcriptional regulator, whose translation is MADADERRRQALVAVLAAEPDLDLLTPAATVHEIASTPDVDVVVLLGDLGHAQGPVGLLRGVRAPERPAWVVLTEETHLADEVITAGAHGCLAESSTPVQIGAALRAAARGDVAELDQPTTGPLVQRVRREAPPLTEREVEVLRLVDAGLGNQEIAERLYLSLSSVKSHLSHTYGRLGVRRREAAAAEARRQGLI
- a CDS encoding ATP-binding cassette domain-containing protein, giving the protein MAEQAPEQVTIGDPTVVVSHLDVKYAVYGGGRMGSPSGQGESRSLKDLVGRREPRVREVHAVKDVSFVARHGESIGIIGRNGSGKSTLLRAVAGLIPPSSGRLWVAGEPSLLGVNAVLMSKLSGERNIYVGAQALGLTRDEIRERFDDIVEFSGIGDAVYLPMSTYSSGMGARLRFAISTAAAPDVLMIDEALATGDADFRAKSAERIAAIREQAGTVFLVSHSNGNIRQICDRVLWMDQGRLIADGPTEEVLPLYEETLPKRAKKRAATPTEPEVPGTRRFGGDSRVDVATSLTRHTWEPGVDGAFVVSVHKVATARVVAPIAARLGWPLLWVRPGSVPSTTRDEMRRLDPQRVVVVGGEDLVAASTADRLEDMLGRPVERIGEDDPAITSARLLRDFPPRDREVVHVTLPASGGRAPAISQMAAESGRAVVVCEETHVPDELVSALADLAPERLMLDGNEEDWSLDVVQRLQEATGAEVTFGPTEGPMALAAGLYADAPTGGTVLVSAHTTGVETLSAVVAAAHTGSPLLLLRSDRVPAAVRRTLERLAPTEIGLAGTIDGLSPALRAELGELVPASSSEA